One segment of Bacillus alkalisoli DNA contains the following:
- a CDS encoding response regulator: MANIRSQLREWFENNKLVANEELERFLHSLAGTAKTIGLDELGNFATTQLDNLITQDKKDYWNETELQEYLLPIIRISYSEELLDIDLENEPERDYIKGQPVILIIDDETSLLMYLKETLEGEGYQVFVAASHEKALSFFYEIKPDCLILDIHMGGWNGLNTLEQLKEKLQQLFIPSIVMSVDNESETRIKAFELGADDFIPKPFDIKEFKVRVDRQLQRKRHIESILLMDELTQIFNRKYLEQSFAQLHAEFNRTGIPFCLVMLDIDYFKKVNDTYGHIIGDEILQQFASFVKGKVRINDVVARFGGEEFTLLLPNTQREDGETLLQRILHDFSKEVFHANGSTFSCTFSAGVVQVEQSQKSISFWLDKADQALYEAKQTGRNKVVISNQEIKRELQTLKIAVVDDDPIIRSMLSQVLSKISPPRHYNIEIKTFHDGLTFLESEWITDECYYVVILDGMMPKMDGLEVLQKLRQDSRQAKYTVMMLTTRKSEADIKRALQLGADDYMTKPFKLVEIESRVQRLLNKVKS, encoded by the coding sequence ATGGCAAATATCAGAAGTCAATTGAGAGAGTGGTTTGAGAATAATAAGTTAGTAGCTAATGAAGAATTAGAGAGGTTTCTGCACTCTTTAGCTGGTACAGCAAAAACAATAGGTTTAGATGAATTAGGTAACTTTGCCACCACACAACTTGATAATCTAATAACCCAAGACAAAAAAGATTACTGGAACGAAACGGAATTACAAGAGTACTTATTACCTATTATTCGTATTAGCTATAGCGAAGAACTATTAGATATTGACTTAGAAAATGAACCAGAGCGTGACTATATAAAAGGACAACCTGTTATTCTCATAATAGATGATGAAACATCCTTACTAATGTATTTAAAAGAAACATTAGAAGGAGAAGGCTATCAAGTTTTTGTAGCTGCTTCTCACGAAAAGGCATTGTCATTTTTTTATGAAATCAAACCAGACTGCTTAATACTTGATATTCATATGGGTGGCTGGAATGGCTTAAACACATTGGAACAGTTAAAGGAAAAGCTCCAACAACTGTTTATCCCATCAATAGTAATGAGTGTAGACAATGAGAGTGAGACAAGAATCAAGGCGTTTGAACTTGGAGCAGATGATTTTATTCCAAAGCCTTTTGATATAAAGGAATTTAAGGTTCGAGTGGATCGACAATTACAACGAAAACGACATATAGAAAGTATCTTGTTAATGGATGAACTGACACAAATATTTAATCGTAAATATTTGGAACAATCGTTTGCACAATTACATGCAGAGTTTAACCGAACCGGCATTCCGTTTTGCCTTGTAATGCTTGATATAGATTATTTTAAAAAAGTGAATGACACATATGGACACATTATTGGGGATGAAATCCTTCAACAGTTTGCTTCTTTTGTAAAAGGGAAAGTCCGAATTAATGATGTAGTTGCTAGATTTGGAGGAGAAGAATTTACACTGTTATTGCCCAACACACAACGTGAAGATGGAGAAACGTTACTACAAAGAATTCTACATGATTTTAGTAAAGAAGTGTTCCATGCAAATGGGAGTACATTTTCTTGTACGTTTTCTGCAGGGGTTGTTCAAGTGGAACAAAGTCAAAAATCGATTTCATTTTGGCTGGACAAAGCAGATCAAGCATTATACGAAGCGAAGCAAACAGGTAGGAATAAAGTAGTAATATCCAACCAAGAAATAAAACGTGAGCTTCAAACATTAAAAATTGCTGTCGTGGATGATGACCCTATTATTCGTTCCATGCTATCACAAGTACTAAGTAAAATCTCCCCACCTCGTCACTATAATATAGAAATTAAAACATTCCATGATGGTCTTACATTTCTAGAATCAGAATGGATTACAGATGAATGCTACTACGTAGTTATACTTGATGGTATGATGCCGAAAATGGATGGCTTAGAAGTTCTTCAAAAATTACGTCAGGATAGTAGACAAGCTAAATATACAGTGATGATGTTAACAACTCGTAAAAGCGAAGCAGATATTAAGCGTGCCCTTCAACTTGGAGCAGATGATTATATGACAAAACCATTCAAGCTAGTAGAAATAGAATCAAGAGTGCAAAGATTATTGAATAAGGTGAAGTCATGA